One region of Gemmatimonadota bacterium genomic DNA includes:
- a CDS encoding phytanoyl-CoA dioxygenase family protein yields the protein MVLTDKEVTHFRNHGYVAKPGFFSDRETRAFQSEIDRLMKDGALRNVATAGDGKTASSTQRNLQLCPMYRQSDLFRALPFQPDVVAAISLLIGDPFILHLDQVFLKPGGDGMGTHWHQDNAYFKIRDPLKGTAVWIAVHDATVENGTMQVIPGSYRTPYEHSRDPYSDHHIRCYPPEEQADTIELKAGGALFFCYGTAHCTGHNRTKNSRAGIAFHFLRADFAPDRLIEDDRDYRPYVTGPRATGGVAEYGVRVDGTWESEVEKALERSHAAA from the coding sequence ATGGTACTCACCGACAAAGAAGTCACTCATTTCAGAAACCACGGTTACGTGGCAAAACCCGGATTCTTCTCGGACCGCGAGACCCGGGCCTTCCAGTCCGAGATCGACCGTCTCATGAAAGACGGCGCGTTGCGGAACGTCGCCACGGCAGGCGACGGGAAGACGGCGTCCTCCACGCAGCGGAACCTGCAACTCTGCCCGATGTACCGGCAAAGCGACCTGTTCAGGGCCCTCCCGTTCCAGCCCGACGTGGTCGCCGCCATCTCCCTGTTGATCGGGGATCCCTTTATCCTCCACCTGGATCAGGTCTTTCTCAAGCCGGGCGGCGACGGCATGGGCACCCACTGGCATCAGGACAACGCCTATTTCAAGATCCGCGATCCGCTCAAGGGAACGGCCGTCTGGATCGCCGTGCACGACGCCACGGTCGAAAACGGCACCATGCAGGTGATTCCCGGCAGCTACAGAACGCCCTACGAACACAGCCGGGACCCCTACAGCGACCACCACATCCGCTGCTATCCCCCGGAGGAGCAGGCGGATACCATCGAACTGAAGGCGGGCGGCGCCCTGTTCTTCTGCTACGGCACCGCGCACTGCACCGGCCACAACCGAACGAAAAACTCCCGCGCCGGCATCGCCTTCCACTTTCTCCGCGCGGACTTCGCGCCCGATCGGCTCATCGAGGACGACCGGGATTACCGGCCCTATGTCACCGGACCGCGGGCGACGGGTGGGGTGGCGGAGTACGGCGTTCGCGTGGACGGCACGTGGGAATCCGAAGTGGAGAAGGCGCTGGAACGCAGCCACGCCGCGGCATAG
- a CDS encoding cache domain-containing protein: MTGLFGLLLEGLLLEAKPVRAQGAPITANEVVDRETLKTFVESAKAHIEMIFAEDSALAPFLDSTRMEGDWKHENVFLMLLSLDGTVLFHADDESAAGKNLFNLRDGRGDEVVRALIEAGLMDGGHVEYHWDDPDDDEDDPVKVAYATSFFGKTYNNRVVLAGGFYQDVSCVVPPMVDASLIAEPEVTAADVMDRESLKAFVIGAARGYAAALREHGTPRYNDILDVFRIADGPWRHGAIYLFILNDDGYVIFHGADRTLEARNQSHLELSGMRIDRHGTASVHRICLLGRMRF; encoded by the coding sequence ATGACAGGACTCTTTGGTTTACTTCTAGAGGGTTTACTGCTCGAGGCGAAGCCCGTTCGTGCCCAGGGCGCGCCAATTACGGCGAACGAAGTGGTGGATCGGGAAACGCTCAAGACCTTCGTGGAAAGCGCGAAAGCCCATATCGAAATGATATTCGCGGAAGATAGCGCGCTGGCGCCGTTTCTGGACAGCACCAGGATGGAGGGAGACTGGAAGCACGAGAACGTGTTTCTCATGCTCCTGAGCCTGGACGGCACTGTGTTGTTTCACGCGGACGACGAGTCCGCGGCAGGCAAGAACCTGTTCAATCTCCGGGACGGTCGCGGAGACGAAGTGGTCAGGGCGCTCATCGAGGCGGGGTTGATGGACGGCGGACACGTCGAATACCATTGGGACGATCCCGATGACGACGAGGACGATCCCGTAAAGGTGGCTTATGCCACGAGTTTTTTCGGCAAGACCTACAACAACAGGGTCGTGCTGGCCGGCGGGTTCTATCAGGACGTATCCTGTGTCGTGCCTCCCATGGTCGATGCGTCGCTCATAGCGGAGCCCGAGGTGACCGCGGCCGACGTGATGGACCGCGAATCCCTCAAGGCCTTTGTCATCGGCGCAGCCAGAGGCTACGCTGCCGCACTGCGAGAACATGGGACCCCTCGCTACAACGATATCCTGGACGTCTTCAGGATCGCGGACGGTCCCTGGCGCCACGGAGCCATCTACCTGTTCATCCTGAACGACGATGGATACGTGATCTTTCACGGCGCCGACCGGACACTGGAAGCGCGGAACCAGTCGCACCTGGAGCTTTCCGGCATGCGGATCGACCGGCATGGCACCGCGTCCGTCCATCGAATCTGCCTGCTGGGCCGCATGCGTTTCTGA